From Bordetella flabilis, the proteins below share one genomic window:
- a CDS encoding bifunctional protein-serine/threonine kinase/phosphatase yields the protein MDMPQRDTAAALRVAVGQHSDRGRKPANQDFHGLCIPQEPLLGAKGIAVALADGISSSEVSHIASETAVASFLEDYFCTPETWSVKKSAQRVLVAANAWLHAQTRQSRHRHDNDRGYVCTISVMVLKSATAHILHVGDARIHRLRDGAVEQLTDDHRVWVSRDKSYLGRALGLAQHVEIDYHTQPLELGDVFVLATDGVYEYVDSQAMLDAVAMHRNDLDEAARRLVELACAGGSTDNLTVQIVRIEALPGPRADEIGRRSSSLPCPPLLEVGQVFEGYRILQALHASSRSHVYRAEDAETGAAVVIKIPSLDMRHDPAYLERLLLEEWTARRIDSRHVAKAAPATRRRNYLYTVGEYVEGRTLTQWMSANPAPATDAVRAIVGQIAKGLQAFHRMEILHQDLRPDNIMIDGAGTVKIIDLGSARVAGVLEFAAREDQPPMLGTAQYAAPEYFLGETGSFASDIYSLAAITYQMLTGRLPYGTEAAKARTLAAQRKLAYVSVMDKDRDIPAWMDTVLGKALHPDPRARYQELSEFTYALDHPEQSVADRRATPLIERNPLLFWKSLCLVLAIAVLILAAYR from the coding sequence ATGGACATGCCGCAGCGGGACACCGCAGCCGCCCTGCGGGTGGCCGTCGGCCAGCATTCGGATCGCGGACGCAAACCGGCGAACCAGGACTTCCACGGGCTTTGCATCCCGCAGGAACCCCTGCTGGGGGCCAAGGGCATCGCCGTCGCGCTGGCCGACGGCATCAGCAGCAGCGAGGTCAGCCACATCGCCAGCGAGACCGCCGTGGCGAGCTTCCTGGAGGACTATTTCTGCACGCCGGAAACCTGGTCCGTGAAGAAGTCCGCCCAGCGCGTCCTGGTCGCCGCCAATGCATGGCTGCACGCGCAAACCCGGCAAAGCAGGCATCGCCACGACAACGACCGCGGCTACGTTTGCACCATCAGCGTGATGGTGCTCAAGTCGGCCACGGCCCACATCCTGCATGTCGGCGACGCGCGCATCCACCGCCTGCGCGACGGCGCGGTGGAACAGCTTACCGACGACCATCGCGTGTGGGTGTCGCGCGACAAGAGCTACCTGGGACGCGCGCTCGGGCTGGCCCAGCATGTCGAGATCGACTACCACACCCAGCCGCTGGAGCTCGGCGATGTCTTCGTGCTGGCGACCGACGGCGTGTATGAATACGTCGATTCGCAGGCCATGCTCGACGCCGTCGCCATGCACCGGAATGACCTGGACGAGGCCGCGCGCCGGCTGGTGGAGCTGGCGTGCGCGGGCGGCAGCACCGACAACCTGACGGTGCAGATCGTCCGTATCGAGGCGCTGCCCGGCCCGCGCGCCGACGAGATCGGCCGCCGTTCCAGCAGCCTGCCCTGCCCGCCGCTGCTCGAAGTGGGCCAGGTGTTCGAGGGCTACCGCATCCTGCAGGCGCTGCACGCCAGCAGCCGCAGCCATGTATACCGGGCCGAGGATGCCGAGACCGGCGCGGCGGTGGTCATCAAGATACCGTCGCTGGACATGCGCCACGACCCCGCCTACCTGGAACGGCTGCTGCTGGAGGAATGGACGGCTCGCCGCATCGACAGCCGCCACGTGGCCAAGGCGGCGCCTGCTACGCGCCGGCGCAACTACCTGTACACGGTTGGCGAATACGTCGAAGGCCGCACCCTGACGCAATGGATGTCCGCGAACCCAGCGCCCGCCACGGATGCCGTGCGCGCCATCGTGGGCCAGATCGCCAAAGGGCTGCAGGCCTTCCACCGCATGGAGATCCTGCACCAGGACCTGCGGCCGGACAACATCATGATCGATGGCGCCGGGACGGTGAAGATCATCGACCTGGGTTCGGCCAGGGTGGCCGGCGTGCTGGAATTCGCGGCGCGGGAAGATCAGCCGCCGATGCTGGGCACCGCGCAATACGCGGCGCCAGAGTATTTCCTGGGCGAGACAGGTTCATTCGCCTCGGATATCTACTCGCTGGCGGCGATTACCTATCAAATGCTGACGGGTCGGCTGCCCTACGGAACTGAGGCCGCCAAGGCTCGCACGCTTGCCGCGCAGCGCAAGCTGGCCTATGTATCCGTAATGGACAAGGACCGCGACATACCCGCATGGATGGATACGGTGCTCGGCAAGGCCCTGCATCCCGATCCGCGAGCGCGTTACCAGGAATTATCGGAGTTCACCTATGCGCTGGACCATCCGGAGCAAAGCGTCGCGGACCGCAGAGCCACACCCCTCATCGAGCGCAACCCGCTGCTGTTCTGGAAAAGCCTATGCCTGGTCCTGGCCATCGCCGTGCTGATCCTGGCCGCCTACCGTTGA
- the nirB gene encoding nitrite reductase large subunit NirB, which yields MNAAPSIRPMQTLVVIGNGMVGHHCVEQLLNLGALDRYRIVVYGEESLRAYDRVHLSEYLSGRDAESMALSEAAFYERPGLTLRLGVRVQEIDRHQREIVTAEGRQPYDKLVLATGSFPFVPPVAGAEGTSSLVYRTLDDLDMIRAAAAGGRRGVVVGGGLLGLEAANALKSLGLEAHVVEFATRLMPVQLDDFGGAALKARIEALGVRVHLSRATQSIKPGTRYRHCMRFAEGEPLETDLVVFSAGIRPRDGLGRAAGLTLGERGGVAIDDRCRTSDEHIYAIGECAVWNGTVFGLVAPGYRMARTVAAELCGGEAQPFTGADMSTKLKLLGVDVGSIGDAHGKTAGAVSYRYIDEANASYRRLVVSADGKRVLGAVLVGDNSYYDTLLQYAQNGIAPPADPSGLIMPAGKAAPALGPDALPATVTICSCHNVSKGAICAAIDGGCTDLAGIKACTKAATGCGGCAGLLKQVFEHELSNRGVAVDKSLCEHFPYTRQELYGIVRVEGIESFDELLARHGRGKLGCDICKPAVASILASCWNRPIQDPGLVPLQDTNDTFMANMQKNGTYSIVPRIPGGEITPDGLLAIGAVAKKYRLYTKITGGQRIDLFGAQLHELPDIWTELIAAGFETGHAYGKATRTVKSCVGSTWCRYGVQDSVGMALRIEDRYKGLRAPHKLKFAVSGCTRECAEAQSKDVGVIATEKGWNLYVCGNGGMRPRHAELFATDLDDDTLIRYIDRLLMFYIRTADKLQRTAVWRDGLEGGLDYLKAVVIDDSLGLGAELEAQMQLVVDRYECEWANALKDPEKLKRFRTFVNDRSPDPDIRFVEERGQPRPAEPARDRVIPIVEELTQ from the coding sequence ATGAACGCAGCGCCTTCTATCCGCCCCATGCAGACCCTGGTCGTTATCGGCAATGGCATGGTGGGCCACCATTGCGTCGAACAACTGCTGAACCTGGGCGCGCTCGACCGCTATCGCATCGTTGTCTATGGCGAGGAAAGCCTGCGGGCCTACGATCGCGTCCACCTGTCGGAATACCTGAGCGGCCGCGACGCCGAATCCATGGCGCTGAGCGAGGCGGCCTTCTACGAACGGCCCGGCCTGACGCTGCGCCTGGGCGTCCGCGTACAGGAGATCGATCGCCACCAACGTGAAATCGTCACCGCCGAAGGCCGCCAGCCCTATGACAAGCTGGTGCTGGCCACCGGCTCGTTTCCCTTCGTCCCGCCCGTGGCTGGCGCCGAAGGCACGTCGTCCCTGGTCTATCGCACGTTGGACGATCTCGACATGATCCGCGCCGCGGCGGCAGGCGGGCGCCGCGGCGTGGTGGTCGGCGGCGGCCTGCTGGGCCTGGAAGCGGCCAATGCGCTCAAGTCCCTGGGCCTGGAAGCCCACGTCGTCGAGTTCGCCACGCGGCTGATGCCGGTGCAGCTGGACGACTTCGGCGGCGCGGCCCTGAAGGCACGCATCGAAGCGCTGGGCGTACGCGTGCATCTGTCGCGCGCCACGCAGTCGATCAAGCCGGGCACGCGCTACCGCCACTGCATGCGCTTCGCGGAAGGCGAGCCGCTGGAAACCGACCTGGTGGTGTTCTCGGCCGGCATCCGGCCGCGCGACGGCCTGGGCAGGGCGGCCGGGCTGACCCTGGGCGAGCGCGGCGGCGTGGCGATCGACGACCGCTGCCGCACCAGCGACGAACACATCTACGCCATCGGCGAATGCGCCGTCTGGAACGGCACCGTCTTCGGACTGGTGGCGCCCGGCTACCGGATGGCGCGTACCGTCGCGGCGGAGCTCTGCGGCGGCGAGGCACAGCCCTTCACGGGCGCCGACATGTCGACCAAGCTCAAACTGCTGGGCGTCGACGTCGGCTCCATCGGCGACGCGCATGGCAAGACAGCCGGCGCGGTCAGCTACCGCTACATCGACGAAGCCAACGCCAGCTATCGCCGCCTGGTGGTTTCGGCCGACGGCAAGCGCGTGCTGGGCGCCGTGCTGGTGGGCGACAACAGCTACTACGACACGCTGCTGCAATACGCGCAGAACGGGATCGCGCCGCCAGCCGACCCATCCGGCCTCATCATGCCGGCCGGCAAGGCCGCGCCGGCGCTCGGTCCCGACGCGCTGCCGGCGACGGTGACCATCTGCTCGTGCCACAACGTGAGCAAGGGCGCCATCTGTGCGGCGATAGACGGCGGATGCACGGACCTCGCCGGCATCAAGGCCTGCACCAAGGCAGCCACGGGATGCGGCGGTTGCGCGGGGCTGCTCAAGCAGGTGTTCGAGCACGAGCTATCCAACCGCGGTGTCGCGGTCGATAAAAGCCTGTGCGAGCACTTCCCGTACACCCGCCAGGAGCTGTACGGCATCGTGCGTGTCGAAGGCATCGAAAGCTTCGACGAACTGCTGGCGCGGCACGGGCGCGGCAAGCTGGGCTGCGATATCTGCAAGCCGGCCGTGGCCTCCATCCTGGCGTCCTGCTGGAACCGTCCCATCCAGGACCCCGGCCTGGTGCCCCTGCAGGACACCAACGACACCTTCATGGCCAATATGCAGAAGAACGGCACGTACTCCATCGTGCCCCGCATACCGGGCGGGGAAATCACGCCGGACGGGCTGCTGGCCATCGGCGCGGTGGCGAAGAAGTACCGGCTGTACACCAAGATAACGGGCGGACAGCGCATCGACCTGTTTGGCGCCCAGTTGCATGAATTGCCCGACATCTGGACCGAACTGATCGCCGCCGGCTTCGAGACGGGGCATGCCTACGGCAAGGCCACGCGCACGGTGAAGTCCTGCGTCGGCAGTACATGGTGCCGCTACGGCGTGCAGGACAGCGTCGGCATGGCGCTGCGCATCGAGGACCGCTACAAGGGCCTGCGCGCGCCCCACAAGCTGAAGTTCGCGGTGTCCGGCTGCACGCGGGAGTGCGCCGAAGCCCAGAGCAAGGACGTCGGTGTCATCGCCACCGAGAAAGGCTGGAACCTGTACGTATGCGGCAATGGCGGCATGCGGCCGCGCCACGCGGAATTGTTCGCCACGGACCTGGATGACGACACCTTGATCCGCTACATCGACCGGCTGCTCATGTTCTATATCCGCACCGCGGACAAGCTGCAGCGCACCGCCGTCTGGCGCGACGGGCTGGAAGGCGGCCTGGACTACCTGAAGGCCGTGGTGATCGACGACAGCCTGGGCCTGGGCGCCGAACTGGAAGCCCAGATGCAGCTGGTGGTGGACCGCTACGAATGCGAATGGGCCAATGCCCTGAAAGACCCGGAAAAGCTCAAGCGTTTCCGCACCTTCGTCAACGACCGCAGCCCGGATCCCGACATCCGCTTCGTCGAGGAACGCGGACAGCCGCGTCCGGCCGAGCCGGCCCGGGACCGCGTCATTCCCATCGTCGAGGAGCTCACGCAATGA
- a CDS encoding nitrate- and nitrite sensing domain-containing protein has translation MSNDPTPPPLRLLIAARRCELRGLEVLAGTCELVAQVSELVHALQKERGYSNLYLCSGDAALLPTLATLRTEAQHIEEKVRAFLAGLESDADTTPDKARLFNGIAYALYRLDALPGLRARIGERHVPAEEAGEIFTVLIASLLAVVFEAADSALDAAVTRTLVALLNFMQGKELSGQERAYGVMGYMDGYFTENRKARMRQFVDAQARCFGTFEQYGPEEALACWQEMRGKDDRIVRMRQMVQQTSDSARVDARLAQLWFDICTERIDAMRTVESGLADALSRQCRARIAAMRKELHNHRSLLDRFTDHAGGTMPPMLFNVQGRILDTPPADGVGTDMARSLLDMMREQTLRMQQANDALVQARGVLDERRRIEQAKWLLASHYRLSEQAAHDKLQRAAMDSGLPLADVAAQVLDELGTRAG, from the coding sequence ATGTCCAACGACCCCACCCCGCCACCCCTGCGCCTGCTGATCGCGGCGCGCCGCTGCGAATTGCGCGGCCTCGAAGTGCTGGCCGGCACCTGCGAACTGGTCGCGCAGGTCAGCGAACTGGTGCATGCGCTGCAGAAGGAGCGAGGCTACTCCAACCTGTATCTGTGCAGCGGCGATGCCGCGCTCCTGCCGACGCTGGCGACGCTGAGGACCGAGGCCCAGCACATCGAAGAGAAGGTGCGCGCCTTCCTGGCCGGCCTGGAATCGGACGCCGACACCACCCCAGACAAGGCCCGGCTATTCAATGGCATCGCCTATGCGCTGTACCGGCTGGACGCGCTTCCCGGCTTGCGCGCCCGCATCGGCGAGCGCCATGTTCCGGCGGAGGAAGCCGGCGAAATCTTTACCGTCCTGATCGCCAGCCTGCTGGCCGTCGTCTTCGAAGCGGCCGATTCGGCGCTGGACGCGGCCGTCACCCGCACGCTGGTCGCGCTGCTCAACTTCATGCAGGGCAAGGAGCTCAGCGGGCAGGAGCGGGCGTACGGCGTGATGGGCTATATGGATGGCTATTTCACCGAGAACCGCAAGGCACGCATGCGGCAATTCGTTGACGCCCAGGCGCGCTGTTTCGGGACATTCGAGCAGTACGGCCCCGAAGAAGCGCTGGCCTGCTGGCAAGAAATGCGTGGCAAGGACGACCGCATCGTCCGCATGCGGCAGATGGTCCAGCAGACATCGGACAGCGCACGCGTGGACGCGCGCCTGGCGCAGTTGTGGTTCGACATCTGCACGGAACGGATCGACGCCATGCGCACCGTCGAAAGCGGGCTCGCCGACGCGTTGTCCCGGCAATGCCGGGCCCGCATCGCGGCGATGCGCAAGGAATTGCACAACCACCGTTCGCTGCTGGACCGCTTCACCGACCATGCCGGCGGCACGATGCCGCCCATGCTGTTCAACGTGCAGGGCCGTATCCTGGACACGCCACCGGCCGACGGGGTCGGTACCGACATGGCGCGTTCCCTGCTGGACATGATGCGCGAACAGACCCTGCGCATGCAGCAGGCCAACGATGCCCTTGTCCAGGCGCGGGGCGTGCTCGACGAGCGCCGGCGCATCGAGCAAGCCAAGTGGCTGCTGGCCAGCCATTACCGGCTGAGCGAGCAAGCCGCGCACGACAAACTGCAGCGCGCCGCCATGGACAGCGGCCTGCCCCTGGCGGATGTCGCCGCCCAGGTGCTGGACGAACTCGGTACGCGCGCGGGGTAG
- a CDS encoding formate/nitrite transporter family protein yields MSYIVPSEFVTKMVDAGESKLYMATRDALIRSYMAGAILAIAAVFAVTVTSQTGSAILGAALFPVGFCILYLMGFDLLTGVFVLTPLALFEKRPGVTLKGILKHWGIVFVGNFLGALTVAFLMAIVFTYGFSTPPNKVGEMISHIGESRTLGYKEYGAAGMLTIFVRGMLCNWMVSLGVVGAMISTSVSGKVIAMWMPVMLFFAMGFEHSVVNMFLFPSALIMGGQFSAMDYLIWNEIPTVLGNLIGGISLTGLTLYTTHMKTAPKRGFN; encoded by the coding sequence ATGTCCTACATCGTCCCCTCGGAATTCGTCACCAAGATGGTGGATGCCGGCGAATCCAAGCTGTATATGGCCACCCGCGATGCGCTGATCCGCAGCTACATGGCCGGCGCCATCCTGGCCATCGCGGCCGTCTTCGCCGTTACCGTGACCTCGCAGACCGGCTCCGCCATCCTGGGGGCCGCATTGTTCCCGGTGGGCTTCTGCATCCTTTACCTGATGGGCTTCGACCTGCTTACGGGCGTATTCGTGCTGACGCCGCTGGCGCTGTTCGAAAAGCGCCCTGGCGTCACGTTGAAGGGCATCCTCAAGCATTGGGGCATCGTGTTCGTCGGCAACTTCCTGGGTGCGCTGACCGTCGCGTTCCTGATGGCCATCGTATTCACCTACGGCTTTTCCACGCCGCCCAACAAGGTGGGCGAGATGATTTCCCACATCGGTGAAAGCCGCACGCTCGGCTACAAGGAATACGGCGCGGCCGGCATGCTGACCATCTTCGTGCGCGGCATGCTGTGCAACTGGATGGTTTCCCTGGGCGTGGTTGGCGCCATGATCTCCACCAGTGTCAGCGGCAAGGTCATCGCCATGTGGATGCCGGTGATGCTGTTCTTCGCCATGGGCTTCGAGCACTCCGTGGTCAACATGTTCCTGTTCCCCTCCGCGCTGATCATGGGCGGCCAGTTTTCCGCCATGGACTACCTGATCTGGAACGAGATCCCCACCGTGCTGGGCAACCTGATCGGCGGCATATCCCTCACCGGCCTGACGCTTTATACGACGCACATGAAGACCGCCCCCAAGCGCGGCTTCAACTAG
- the nirD gene encoding nitrite reductase small subunit NirD: MTATTLPRRNGPMWRPACTRRDLVGNSGVVALVDGVQVALFYVPDAEDQTLYAVENRDPKSGANVIGRGIVGHIAGDLVVASPLYKQHFRLRDGQCVEYPDQRLRTWQARFNGDTVEMR, from the coding sequence ATGACCGCAACGACATTACCCCGCCGCAACGGGCCCATGTGGCGCCCCGCCTGCACCCGCCGCGACCTGGTTGGCAACTCCGGCGTCGTCGCCCTGGTCGACGGCGTGCAGGTCGCGCTGTTCTACGTCCCGGACGCGGAGGACCAGACGCTATACGCCGTCGAGAACCGCGATCCCAAATCGGGCGCCAATGTGATCGGCCGCGGCATCGTCGGCCATATCGCCGGCGACCTGGTCGTCGCCTCTCCGCTCTACAAGCAGCACTTCCGGCTGCGCGACGGCCAATGCGTCGAGTATCCCGACCAGCGCCTGCGCACCTGGCAGGCACGGTTCAACGGGGACACCGTCGAAATGCGCTGA